Proteins encoded together in one Triticum dicoccoides isolate Atlit2015 ecotype Zavitan chromosome 7B, WEW_v2.0, whole genome shotgun sequence window:
- the LOC119335386 gene encoding ADP,ATP carrier protein-like encodes MMDELRPPSVVQKLHGQSMLFKEISSSAMRSHVVNNAHYARNFSVTKYHQTNGSIGHLPRNTASPIRAPAPEEKGFSGFMIDFLMGGVSAAVSKTAAAPIERVKLLIQNQDEMIKSGRLSHPYKSIGDCFTRTVKDEGVVALWRGNTANVIRYFPTQALNFAFKDHFKRMFNFKKDKDGYWKWFFGNIASGGAAGASSLLFVYSLDYARTRLANDAKAAKVGGQRQFDGIVDVYRKTLASDGVRGLYRGFNVSCVGIIVYRGLYFGMYDSLKPAVLVGSLEDNLLARFLLGWGVTMGAGLASYPIDTVRRRMMMTSGESVKYKNSMDAFKKIIAEEGPKSLFKGAGANILRAVAGAGVLAVYDKLQVVVFGKKYGSGGG; translated from the exons ATGATGGATGAGCTGCGGCCTCCATCTGTGGTCCAGAAGCTCCATGGACAGTCCATGTTGTTCAAAGAaatatcttcttctgccatgagaaGTCATGTAGTTAACAATGCACATTATGCGCGCAATTTCTCTGTGACAAAATACCATCAGACGAATGGAAGTATTGGGCATTTGCCTCGCAATACAGCATCCCCGATCCGCGCCCCCGCGCCCGAAGAGAAGGGTTTTTCTGGATTCATGATTGATTTTCTAATGGGTGGAGTTTCTGCCGCCGTCTCCAAAACGGCGGCTGCTCCGATTGAGCGTGTTAAGCTCTTGATTCAGAACCAAGATGAAATGATCAAGAGTGGTAGGCTTTCTCATCCTTACAAAAGTATCGGCGATTGCTTCACCCGCACAGTAAAAGATGAGGGTGTGGTTGCACTCTGGAGGGGAAACACGGCCAATGTTATCCGTTACTTCCCGACTCAG GCCTTAAACTTTGCCTTCAAGGACCATTTTAAGCGAATGTTCAACTTTAAAAAGGACAAGGATGGGTACTGGAAGTGGTTCTTCGGCAACATAGCTTCTGGAGGAGCAGCCGGTGCTTCTTCTCTGTTGTTTGTGTATTCTCTGGATTACGCTCGTACTCGTCTTGCCAATGATGCCAAGGCTGCAAAGGTGGGTGGCCAGAGGCAGTTCGACGGCATCGTAGATGTCTATCGCAAGACCCTCGCTAGCGACGGTGTCCGTGGCTTGTACCGTGGGTTCAACGTGTCTTGTGTGGGCATCATCGTTTATCGAGGTCTTTACTTCGGAATGTACGACTCTCTCAAGCCGGCGGTTCTCGTTGGTTCTCTTGAG GACAACTTGCTTGCCAGGTTCCTCCTTGGCTGGGGTGTAACGATGGGTGCTGGGCTTGCCTCGTATCCTATTGATACCGTGCGCCGCCGTATGATGATGACATCCGGTGAGTCCGTGAAGTATAAGAACTCAATGGATGCTTTCAAGAAGATCATCGCCGAGGAGGGCCCCAAGTCCCTCTTCAAGGGTGCCGGCGCCAACATCCTTCGCGCTGTTGCGGGTGCTGGTGTCCTTGCGGTGTATGACAAGCTCCAGGTGGTCGTCTTTGGCAAGAAGTATGGGTCCGGTGGTGGCTAA